Proteins encoded within one genomic window of Schaalia sp. HMT-172:
- the nrdF gene encoding class 1b ribonucleoside-diphosphate reductase subunit beta yields MATEPVFEAINWNKIQDDKDLEVWDRLTGNFWLPEKIPLSNDLPSWKTLNKDEQLMTNRVFTGLTLLDTLQGTVGAVSLIPDARTPHEEAVYTNIAFMESVHAKSYSSIFSTLLSTEEINESFRWSNENAALQKKAEIIKSYYDGNDPEKRKVASTMLESFLFYSGFYAPMYWSSHAKLTNTADLIRLIIRDEAVHGYYIGYKYQLAVNESSEERQDDLRDYTYALLYELYENEEQYTEDLYDPLGLTEDVKKFLRYNANKALMNLGYEALFPHDATDVNPAILAALSPNADENHDFFSGSGSSYVMGEVVDTEDEDWDF; encoded by the coding sequence ATGGCGACCGAGCCCGTGTTCGAGGCCATCAACTGGAACAAGATCCAAGACGACAAGGACCTTGAGGTCTGGGATCGCCTGACGGGCAACTTCTGGCTGCCTGAGAAGATTCCGCTCTCCAACGACCTGCCGAGCTGGAAGACCCTCAACAAGGATGAGCAGCTCATGACGAACCGCGTGTTCACGGGCCTGACCCTCCTGGATACGCTTCAGGGCACGGTCGGCGCGGTGTCGCTGATCCCGGACGCGCGCACCCCGCACGAGGAGGCCGTCTACACGAACATCGCATTCATGGAGTCGGTGCACGCGAAGTCTTATTCGTCGATCTTCTCCACCCTGCTATCCACGGAGGAGATCAACGAGTCTTTCCGCTGGTCGAATGAGAACGCGGCCCTGCAGAAGAAGGCCGAGATCATCAAGTCGTACTACGACGGCAACGACCCGGAGAAGCGCAAGGTCGCCTCGACGATGCTGGAGTCTTTCCTGTTCTACTCGGGCTTCTACGCGCCCATGTACTGGAGCTCGCACGCGAAGCTGACGAACACGGCTGACCTGATTCGTCTCATCATCCGCGACGAGGCCGTCCACGGCTACTACATCGGCTACAAGTATCAGCTGGCCGTGAACGAGTCGAGCGAGGAACGCCAGGATGACCTGCGCGATTACACGTACGCGCTACTGTACGAGCTTTACGAGAACGAGGAGCAGTACACGGAGGACCTGTACGATCCGCTGGGCCTGACCGAGGACGTGAAGAAGTTCCTGCGTTACAACGCGAACAAGGCGCTCATGAATCTGGGGTACGAGGCCTTGTTCCCGCATGACGCGACCGACGTGAACCCGGCGATCCTGGCGGCCCTGAGCCCGAACGCGGACGAGAACCACGACTTCTTCTCGGGGT
- a CDS encoding ATP-binding protein codes for MTSPLIDSLTAAVRAAPEDRPLRLHLAELLIAQGRSGEAVPHVDVVLASDPTNAHALSLMRTGLGVPEPPAEVVWEVETPTTTLADVEGMQDVKDRLAEVFLDPLRGADGVGLSGKSLPGGILLYGPPNCGKAFIARSLAGDVGASFMSVSLADLRARYTEGSPFSLYSFFEAVRKNAPVVLFLEDVDAISLKHSLTVHDEWTVLNNQLYSAIRFDNNEGVFLLASTDRPWDVSQYLRKPGCFDQSIAILPPDEPARRAILTRYLAKHHVEGIDIDFLVRKTRAYTVADLEELVDCAIHFAMIHSETSGTPQAVAWQHFVTAFKLVKPGAGRWFALARTLVERDNHAGQYDDLATYLKINKQVIDWVVR; via the coding sequence ATGACGAGCCCCCTCATCGACTCTCTCACCGCCGCTGTTCGCGCGGCGCCTGAGGATCGGCCGCTGCGCCTCCACCTCGCTGAGCTTTTGATCGCGCAGGGGCGTAGCGGTGAGGCCGTCCCCCACGTCGATGTCGTCCTGGCCTCAGACCCCACCAACGCGCACGCCCTCTCCCTCATGCGGACCGGCCTCGGTGTGCCCGAACCTCCCGCCGAAGTGGTCTGGGAGGTCGAGACCCCCACCACGACCCTGGCTGACGTTGAGGGCATGCAGGATGTGAAAGACCGTCTCGCCGAGGTATTCCTGGACCCGCTGAGGGGCGCTGACGGCGTCGGACTCTCCGGTAAGAGCCTCCCAGGAGGCATCCTGCTCTACGGCCCCCCGAATTGCGGAAAGGCTTTCATTGCGCGCTCGCTCGCGGGCGACGTTGGGGCGTCATTCATGTCAGTCTCGCTCGCCGACCTTCGGGCGCGGTACACCGAGGGTTCCCCGTTCAGCCTCTATTCGTTCTTCGAAGCGGTCCGCAAGAATGCTCCCGTTGTCCTTTTCCTTGAGGACGTTGACGCCATTAGCCTCAAACACAGCCTGACGGTTCACGATGAATGGACAGTGCTCAATAACCAGCTCTACTCGGCGATAAGGTTCGACAATAACGAGGGCGTGTTCCTCTTGGCCTCGACCGACAGGCCGTGGGATGTGTCGCAATACCTGCGTAAGCCGGGCTGCTTCGACCAATCCATCGCCATCCTGCCTCCCGACGAACCCGCACGCCGCGCGATCCTCACTCGCTATCTCGCAAAACATCATGTGGAGGGTATTGATATCGACTTCCTGGTTCGCAAAACGCGGGCATACACGGTCGCCGACCTGGAGGAGCTCGTCGACTGCGCTATCCATTTTGCGATGATTCACTCCGAGACCAGCGGTACGCCTCAGGCGGTTGCTTGGCAGCATTTCGTCACCGCCTTCAAGCTGGTAAAACCCGGCGCGGGCCGATGGTTCGCTTTGGCGCGGACCCTCGTAGAACGCGATAACCATGCCGGTCAGT